The Streptomyces achromogenes genome window below encodes:
- a CDS encoding pyridoxamine 5'-phosphate oxidase family protein has protein sequence MYPNDGFRELGRQECLRLMAKAPVGRIVYTRQALPAVLPVNFSLHNDGAVLLRTSAASDLVRAIDGAVVAFEADDVDASRHSGWSVVVTGTATAVTDPAEHERLARPGPVSWVPAPHEVFVRIEPELVTGRELIGGRTLYGVDLTA, from the coding sequence ATGTATCCCAACGACGGTTTCCGCGAACTCGGGCGGCAGGAATGCCTGCGGCTGATGGCCAAGGCGCCCGTCGGCCGCATCGTCTACACGCGCCAGGCCCTGCCCGCCGTACTGCCGGTCAACTTCAGCCTCCACAACGACGGCGCGGTCCTGCTGCGCACCTCCGCAGCCTCGGATCTGGTGCGCGCGATCGACGGCGCTGTGGTCGCCTTCGAGGCAGACGACGTCGACGCATCCCGGCACTCCGGCTGGAGCGTTGTCGTCACAGGCACGGCCACGGCCGTGACCGACCCCGCCGAGCACGAACGCCTGGCCCGCCCCGGCCCGGTCTCCTGGGTGCCCGCGCCGCACGAGGTCTTCGTTCGTATCGAGCCCGAGCTGGTCACCGGGCGTGAGCTCATCGGCGGACGCACCCTGTACGGGGTGGACCTCACCGCCTGA
- a CDS encoding bifunctional acetate--CoA ligase family protein/GNAT family N-acetyltransferase, giving the protein MTHDVTDRPPVHALLADGTTVCIRPAMPGDHDQLEGFYEEMSPENLRLRFFAASHRSARLAADRACARAHPGYRALLAETQGRVIGLAEYDTGDDKDTAEISIAVADGLHHRGVGTLLLEHLVSAARTEGITTLTADALSENHEVLRLFADLGLRTARRFEGPEVRCAIALDQSDTYLTAVEERGRAANVASLRPLLQPHVVAVVGAGRKPGSVGRAVLHQLHAGGFTGRLFAVNPTAHSIFGVPTYPSVSALPKTPDVAVVAVPAAAVPETAEECGKAGVRALLVVTAGLDADQAHALLAACRSYGMRLVGPNCLGISNTAPELRLDATFAAGHPRPGTAGVAVQSGGVGIALLDGLSRLGIGVSSFASLGDKYDVSGNDMLQWWESDGRTDLALLHLESFGSPRAFSRTARRVTRRMPVLTVDAGRTDAGRRAAASHTAAAATRTMTRGALFTQAGITATRSVGELLETAALLHSQPLPASSRVVIVTNAGGAGVLAADACAEAGLSLPAPTSELIDDLLAVLPDGAAVGNPVDATAAVAEEQLTECVERIMRHGGVDAVLVALVPTAVAAATGDDLVRALTRASGRRPKPLVAVRLEQGLPVELLPAADGGTVPAYAEPQAAARALAHAAHRAAWLARPAGTVPDLDGVDGKRAHAVVEDYLAAHPDGGWLEPGTCADLLACYGIPQIPWAWAETEDEAVLAADRLRGVDGRVVMKAHWPGLVHKSQQHAVHLDLRGDSGIRAAFRDLETRFAGLMTGVVLQPLAARGTELFAGVVQDQVFGPLVLFGLGGTATEVLADHAARLAPLTDHDVHDLITAPRCAPLLFGAQGNGPVDLAGLEQLLLRLSRMTADLPQLAEADFNPVLATPGGVTVLDARIRLVPCRAQDPYLRRLR; this is encoded by the coding sequence ATGACGCACGACGTGACCGACCGACCCCCCGTCCACGCCTTGCTCGCGGACGGCACCACTGTGTGCATCCGTCCCGCGATGCCCGGCGACCACGACCAGCTGGAGGGTTTCTACGAGGAGATGTCTCCGGAGAACCTGCGCCTGCGGTTCTTCGCCGCGAGCCACCGGTCGGCCCGTCTGGCCGCCGACCGGGCCTGCGCCCGGGCGCACCCCGGCTACCGGGCGCTGCTGGCCGAGACGCAGGGCCGGGTGATCGGCCTCGCCGAGTACGACACCGGGGATGACAAGGACACGGCGGAGATCTCCATCGCCGTCGCCGACGGACTGCACCACCGGGGCGTCGGCACTCTCCTCCTGGAGCACCTCGTCTCGGCCGCCCGCACGGAGGGCATCACCACCCTCACCGCCGACGCGCTCAGCGAGAACCACGAGGTGCTGAGGCTCTTCGCCGACCTCGGCCTGCGTACCGCCCGCCGCTTCGAGGGCCCGGAGGTGCGCTGCGCCATCGCCCTCGACCAGAGCGACACCTACCTGACGGCCGTCGAGGAACGCGGCCGGGCCGCCAACGTCGCAAGCCTCCGGCCGCTGCTGCAGCCGCACGTGGTGGCCGTCGTCGGCGCTGGACGCAAGCCGGGCTCGGTGGGCCGGGCGGTCCTGCACCAGCTGCACGCGGGCGGCTTCACCGGGCGGCTGTTCGCGGTGAACCCCACCGCGCACTCGATCTTCGGCGTGCCGACCTACCCGTCCGTCAGCGCCCTGCCCAAGACACCCGACGTGGCCGTCGTCGCCGTACCCGCCGCCGCGGTCCCGGAGACCGCCGAGGAGTGCGGTAAGGCGGGCGTACGGGCCCTGCTCGTCGTCACGGCGGGCCTGGACGCCGACCAGGCGCACGCCCTGCTGGCGGCCTGCCGCTCGTACGGCATGCGGCTCGTCGGACCCAACTGCCTCGGCATCTCCAACACCGCCCCCGAACTCCGCCTCGACGCCACCTTCGCCGCCGGCCACCCGCGCCCAGGCACCGCCGGAGTCGCTGTTCAGTCCGGCGGCGTGGGCATCGCCCTGCTCGACGGGCTGTCCCGGCTCGGCATCGGCGTCTCCTCCTTCGCCTCCCTCGGCGACAAGTACGACGTCAGCGGCAACGACATGCTCCAGTGGTGGGAGAGCGACGGCCGCACCGACCTCGCCCTGCTGCACCTGGAGTCGTTCGGCAGCCCGCGCGCGTTCTCCCGCACCGCCCGGCGCGTCACCCGCCGCATGCCGGTGCTGACCGTCGACGCCGGACGTACCGACGCGGGCCGGCGCGCCGCCGCCTCCCACACCGCCGCTGCCGCCACCCGCACCATGACGCGCGGCGCGCTGTTCACCCAGGCCGGCATCACCGCCACCCGCTCGGTCGGCGAACTCCTCGAGACCGCCGCGCTGTTGCACTCCCAGCCGCTGCCCGCGAGCAGCCGAGTGGTGATCGTCACCAACGCGGGCGGAGCCGGCGTCCTGGCAGCCGACGCCTGCGCCGAGGCCGGGCTGTCGCTGCCGGCCCCGACCTCCGAGCTGATCGACGACCTGCTCGCGGTCCTGCCGGACGGGGCTGCGGTGGGCAACCCGGTCGACGCCACCGCGGCCGTCGCGGAGGAGCAGCTCACCGAGTGTGTGGAGCGGATCATGCGCCATGGCGGCGTCGATGCCGTCCTCGTGGCCCTCGTGCCCACCGCGGTCGCCGCGGCGACCGGCGACGACCTCGTCCGGGCCCTCACCCGAGCCTCTGGCCGACGGCCCAAGCCGCTCGTGGCGGTACGGCTCGAACAGGGTTTGCCCGTCGAGCTGCTGCCCGCCGCTGATGGCGGCACCGTCCCGGCGTACGCCGAACCCCAGGCGGCGGCACGGGCGTTGGCCCACGCTGCCCACCGCGCGGCCTGGCTCGCCCGGCCCGCCGGGACCGTACCCGACCTCGACGGCGTCGATGGGAAGCGTGCCCACGCGGTCGTCGAGGACTACCTCGCCGCACACCCGGACGGTGGCTGGCTCGAACCAGGCACCTGCGCCGACCTGCTGGCCTGCTATGGCATCCCGCAGATCCCGTGGGCGTGGGCCGAGACCGAGGACGAGGCTGTGCTGGCCGCCGACCGGCTGCGCGGCGTCGACGGCCGCGTGGTCATGAAGGCCCACTGGCCCGGGCTGGTGCACAAGAGCCAGCAGCACGCCGTCCATCTCGACCTGCGCGGCGATTCCGGGATTCGGGCCGCCTTCCGTGATCTGGAGACCCGCTTCGCCGGGCTGATGACCGGCGTCGTGCTGCAGCCGCTCGCCGCCCGTGGCACCGAGCTGTTCGCCGGCGTCGTCCAGGACCAGGTCTTCGGCCCGCTCGTCCTGTTCGGGCTCGGCGGCACGGCCACGGAGGTACTGGCCGACCACGCGGCCCGGCTCGCCCCGCTCACCGACCACGACGTGCACGACCTGATCACAGCCCCGCGCTGCGCCCCGCTCCTGTTCGGCGCGCAGGGCAACGGCCCCGTCGACCTCGCGGGCCTGGAGCAACTACTGCTGCGGCTGTCCCGCATGACGGCGGACCTGCCACAGCTTGCTGAAGCCGACTTCAACCCGGTCCTCGCGACACCGGGCGGCGTCACCGTGCTCGACGCGCGGATCCGCCTGGTGCCGTGCAGGGCCCAGGACCCGTACCTGCGCCGGCTCCGCTGA
- a CDS encoding Acg family FMN-binding oxidoreductase — translation MHSTTLAAVIPETCVTAAVAAPSIHNTQPWRFRLDAESATFHVRAAPERGLRHTDPAARALHLSVGACLLNLRVAIAHCGWSPVSRLLPCPEDPGLLALVRLAGSVARPTGHRADLYEAIWRRHSSRLPFSGRPLAPYLRSELGEAARVEGARLWFPDRVETARLLRLTAEAERRNRIDTDRAAESNRWVHHDLQPTPDVGLPQTVLGPQDAREHLPLRDFTAQRHTERLLARPFEAAPVLAALITEHDRRADWLRAGQALQHVWLLATAHGLRASLLHQALEWPDLRRSLSPTPERTGHAQMLIRLGYGPEGAASPRCAPGEVLDEALPSR, via the coding sequence ATGCACAGCACAACCCTGGCCGCCGTGATTCCGGAAACCTGCGTGACGGCCGCGGTTGCCGCGCCCTCGATCCACAACACCCAGCCCTGGCGCTTCCGCCTGGACGCCGAGTCGGCCACGTTCCACGTGCGCGCCGCCCCTGAACGCGGCCTGCGGCACACGGACCCCGCAGCCCGCGCCCTGCATCTTTCGGTGGGGGCGTGCCTGCTGAATCTCCGGGTCGCGATCGCGCACTGCGGATGGTCGCCGGTCAGCCGCCTGTTGCCCTGCCCGGAGGACCCCGGACTGCTCGCCCTCGTGCGCCTGGCCGGGTCCGTCGCCCGCCCCACAGGGCACCGCGCGGACCTGTATGAGGCGATCTGGCGCAGGCACAGCAGCCGTCTGCCGTTCTCGGGCCGGCCGCTGGCACCGTATCTGCGCAGCGAACTCGGTGAAGCCGCCCGTGTGGAGGGCGCGCGGCTATGGTTCCCCGACCGCGTCGAGACGGCGCGACTGCTCCGACTGACCGCGGAGGCCGAGCGCCGCAACCGCATCGACACCGACCGCGCCGCGGAGAGCAACCGCTGGGTGCACCACGACCTGCAGCCGACTCCCGATGTGGGCCTGCCGCAGACGGTGCTCGGCCCCCAGGACGCCCGCGAACACCTTCCCCTGCGGGACTTCACCGCGCAGCGGCACACTGAGCGGCTGCTCGCCCGACCCTTTGAGGCGGCACCCGTCCTTGCCGCGCTGATCACCGAGCACGACCGCCGCGCCGACTGGCTGCGAGCCGGACAGGCACTCCAGCACGTGTGGCTCCTCGCCACCGCTCACGGTCTGCGCGCCTCCCTGCTGCACCAGGCACTGGAGTGGCCGGACCTGCGCCGTTCCCTGAGCCCGACGCCCGAGCGGACCGGGCATGCGCAGATGCTCATCCGCCTCGGATACGGCCCCGAAGGCGCTGCGAGCCCGCGGTGCGCCCCGGGCGAGGTGCTCGATGAGGCGCTGCCGAGCCGGTAG
- a CDS encoding STAS domain-containing protein, which yields MSGIDPRSTPHHREHTVGETTVVELRGEIDIFTAPPLAARLDALTADPRPDLVLDLRSTAFIDCTGLGVLCRARNRAEARYGRLRLVTDSAGLRRILRAVGLAGVFELHSSMNEALARTSAVVATG from the coding sequence ATGTCCGGAATTGACCCCAGGTCCACGCCTCACCACAGGGAACACACCGTCGGTGAAACCACCGTCGTGGAGCTGCGTGGCGAGATCGACATCTTTACTGCGCCGCCCCTCGCGGCCCGCCTGGACGCCCTGACCGCCGACCCGCGCCCCGATCTGGTGCTGGACCTGCGCTCCACGGCCTTCATCGACTGCACCGGCCTGGGAGTCCTGTGTCGGGCACGGAACCGAGCCGAGGCACGGTACGGCCGGTTGCGGCTGGTCACCGACAGCGCCGGCTTGCGGCGGATCCTTCGCGCCGTGGGCCTGGCGGGTGTCTTCGAGCTGCACTCCAGCATGAACGAAGCCCTGGCCCGTACGTCCGCGGTCGTCGCCACGGGCTGA
- a CDS encoding carbamate kinase, whose protein sequence is MRIVIALGGNALLHRGERPDADIQEANIDRVTTAIAALALEHEIVLTHGNGPQIGLLAEESAADPALRAPYPLDLLGAQTQGMIGSLLVRALHDALPGHRIAALVTHTLVRADDPAFGRPTKFVGQVYSRKIAETLARRHGWHIAKDGRGWRRVVPSPSPERILEIETIHELLGPRALVLCAGGGGVPVTADNDTGALTGVEAVVDKDLTAALLAEDLKADFLLILTDVPCVYAGYGTHDAQPVLDATPDDLRRGGYPDGSMGPKAEAAARFVERTGGLAAIGALDAAYEIVHGRSGTLVRPDLIVS, encoded by the coding sequence ATGCGCATCGTCATCGCCCTCGGCGGCAACGCACTGTTGCACCGGGGCGAACGCCCTGACGCCGATATTCAAGAGGCGAACATCGACCGGGTGACCACGGCGATCGCCGCCCTCGCCCTGGAACACGAGATTGTCCTCACCCATGGCAACGGGCCACAGATCGGTCTGCTCGCCGAGGAGAGCGCCGCCGATCCGGCGCTGAGGGCTCCCTATCCGCTGGACCTGCTCGGCGCCCAGACACAGGGGATGATCGGCTCGCTGCTGGTCCGCGCCCTGCACGACGCGCTGCCGGGGCACCGGATCGCCGCGCTGGTCACGCACACCCTGGTACGGGCCGACGATCCCGCCTTCGGCCGGCCCACGAAGTTCGTCGGCCAGGTGTACTCCCGCAAGATCGCCGAGACCCTCGCCCGCAGGCACGGCTGGCACATCGCCAAGGACGGCAGGGGCTGGCGGCGCGTCGTCCCCTCACCGTCGCCCGAACGGATCCTGGAGATCGAGACCATCCACGAACTACTTGGCCCCCGCGCGCTGGTCCTGTGCGCCGGCGGCGGAGGCGTCCCCGTCACCGCCGACAACGACACCGGCGCGCTGACCGGCGTCGAGGCGGTCGTCGACAAGGACCTCACGGCGGCTCTGCTCGCCGAGGACCTCAAGGCCGACTTCCTGCTCATCCTCACCGACGTCCCGTGCGTCTACGCCGGCTACGGCACCCACGACGCGCAGCCCGTCCTCGACGCGACCCCCGATGACCTGCGCCGCGGAGGCTACCCCGACGGCTCCATGGGCCCCAAGGCGGAGGCCGCCGCCAGGTTCGTCGAACGCACCGGAGGACTGGCGGCCATCGGCGCCCTCGACGCGGCGTACGAGATCGTCCACGGGAGGTCGGGGACGCTCGTGCGCCCTGACCTGATCGTCAGCTGA
- a CDS encoding universal stress protein, with the protein MSRNVTLGLDGSPESRAAAEWAAREAKLRGLPLRLVHVWEPVPEPMAQAPLLGAETQAHWSERIPRETAEGLRLRHPGVDVEMEQISGRPADVLAQASKDSGLLVLGSRGLSGIGGFLVGSVGMAVIAHTDTPVVLVRAGQQAADEHEKDPAGIPSAATAYRPVVLGLDISHRDDTVIAFAFEEAARRGTTLRAVHGWNLPPYFAYGLPADPDLNTELGRQDAAELTEVLRPWRQKYPDVEVVEESRSGSPANHVIDASREASLVVVGRRRRRSPFGAHIGTVTHAVLHHAAAPVAIVAHD; encoded by the coding sequence ATGTCCCGCAACGTCACTTTGGGCCTCGACGGCTCGCCGGAGAGCCGCGCGGCTGCCGAGTGGGCGGCCCGGGAGGCGAAGCTGCGCGGCCTGCCGCTGCGGCTGGTGCACGTCTGGGAACCCGTCCCGGAGCCCATGGCGCAAGCCCCCCTTCTGGGCGCCGAGACCCAAGCGCACTGGAGTGAACGGATCCCGCGCGAGACGGCCGAGGGACTCCGCCTGCGCCACCCCGGGGTGGACGTGGAGATGGAACAGATCTCCGGCAGGCCGGCGGATGTGTTGGCGCAGGCGTCGAAGGACTCTGGACTGCTGGTCCTCGGCTCGCGCGGGCTGAGCGGGATCGGGGGATTCCTCGTCGGGTCCGTGGGCATGGCCGTGATCGCGCACACCGACACCCCCGTCGTCCTCGTACGGGCCGGGCAACAGGCCGCCGACGAGCACGAGAAGGACCCCGCCGGCATCCCGTCCGCCGCCACCGCGTACCGGCCCGTGGTGCTCGGCCTCGACATCAGCCACCGCGATGACACGGTGATCGCCTTCGCCTTCGAGGAGGCCGCCCGCCGCGGCACCACGCTGAGGGCTGTCCACGGCTGGAACCTTCCGCCCTACTTCGCCTACGGCCTGCCCGCCGACCCCGACCTCAACACCGAACTGGGCCGGCAGGACGCCGCCGAACTGACCGAAGTGCTGCGCCCCTGGCGGCAAAAGTACCCAGACGTCGAGGTCGTCGAGGAGTCCCGGTCCGGCAGCCCCGCCAACCACGTCATCGACGCCTCCCGTGAGGCATCCCTCGTCGTCGTCGGCCGCCGTCGCCGCCGCAGCCCGTTCGGCGCTCACATCGGAACCGTCACCCACGCGGTACTGCACCACGCCGCCGCCCCCGTCGCCATCGTCGCGCACGACTGA
- a CDS encoding flavodoxin domain-containing protein — translation MTSTVLVTYGTTNGSTVQIAETIADVLGKYGLTVEVIPAPSVASVASYDAVVVGGGLYAGRWHKHARRFLRRHRRDLAERPLWLFSSGPLDASASERDIPPVPGVRKAMAELDAREHVTFGGCLEEGAKGWVARMILRNGKGGDFRDFTAIETWAAHVADELTHMNA, via the coding sequence ATGACCAGCACGGTGTTGGTCACCTACGGGACGACGAACGGATCGACGGTGCAGATCGCCGAGACCATCGCCGACGTCCTGGGCAAGTACGGGTTGACGGTCGAGGTTATTCCGGCCCCATCCGTCGCGAGTGTGGCGTCGTACGACGCCGTGGTGGTCGGTGGCGGACTGTACGCGGGACGCTGGCACAAGCACGCCCGCCGGTTCCTGCGTCGGCACCGTCGCGACCTGGCCGAACGCCCGCTGTGGCTGTTCAGCAGCGGCCCGCTCGACGCCTCGGCCTCGGAGCGGGACATCCCGCCCGTACCCGGGGTGAGGAAGGCCATGGCCGAGCTCGACGCCAGGGAACACGTCACCTTCGGTGGCTGTCTGGAGGAGGGTGCGAAGGGCTGGGTCGCGCGGATGATCCTCCGCAACGGAAAGGGCGGGGACTTCCGCGACTTCACCGCGATCGAGACATGGGCCGCTCACGTTGCCGACGAGCTGACGCACATGAATGCGTGA
- a CDS encoding response regulator transcription factor, whose product MADDDTDIRDLVTLKLTQSGHQVTAVDDGTAALRAARENTVDLAPLDIRMPGMSGLDVCRELRAAPESDACCHLDHRQVPGRGHRGGFAAGANDYIIKPFSPRELASRVTALLDRADK is encoded by the coding sequence GTGGCCGACGACGACACGGACATCCGGGATCTTGTGACGCTGAAGCTTACCCAGAGCGGTCATCAGGTCACGGCCGTGGACGACGGCACAGCGGCGCTCCGGGCGGCACGCGAGAACACGGTGGACCTGGCGCCGCTGGACATCCGGATGCCAGGGATGTCGGGCCTGGACGTCTGCCGGGAGCTTCGCGCTGCACCCGAGAGCGACGCTTGCTGTCATCTTGATCACCGCCAGGTCCCAGGAAGGGGACATCGAGGGGGCTTCGCGGCCGGCGCCAACGACTACATCATCAAGCCATTCAGCCCGCGCGAGCTGGCCAGCCGGGTCACCGCGCTGCTCGACCGTGCAGACAAATGA
- a CDS encoding universal stress protein gives MNAAVEPPLGEPVVVGADGSEPSLRAVDWAADEAVLRGVPLRVVYACLWERYEGAALAHDIGKPTALPLAQDVVGAAAQRARDRHPGLRVSADVVFEEPEYALVREARHACALVVGSRGRSGIAEMLLGSVSLAVAAHADCPVIVLRGGHDNQAIPPVHGRVVVGVGKDAKEPAAVRFAAKEARRRGVPLEAVRAWRCPAHESTDHPLLSGEPARLHEEWAVEELQAALQDLPPDADVHRRTVEGHAHRALADASHSADLLVVGATRREGHLGLQLGRVAHAVLHHSACPVAVVPHQAHDA, from the coding sequence ATGAACGCAGCAGTCGAGCCACCCCTCGGCGAGCCCGTGGTCGTGGGCGCCGACGGTTCCGAGCCGAGCCTGCGAGCCGTCGACTGGGCGGCCGACGAGGCCGTGCTGCGCGGGGTGCCATTGCGGGTGGTGTACGCCTGCCTGTGGGAAAGGTACGAGGGTGCCGCCCTCGCCCACGACATCGGCAAGCCGACCGCGCTGCCCCTGGCCCAGGACGTCGTGGGCGCCGCCGCTCAGCGGGCACGCGACCGGCATCCCGGCCTGCGGGTGAGTGCCGATGTGGTGTTCGAGGAGCCGGAGTACGCCCTGGTCCGCGAGGCCCGGCACGCCTGCGCGCTGGTCGTGGGCAGCCGCGGCCGCAGTGGCATCGCCGAGATGCTGCTCGGCTCCGTCAGCCTGGCCGTTGCCGCCCATGCCGACTGCCCGGTGATCGTGCTGCGCGGCGGCCACGACAACCAGGCGATCCCTCCGGTCCACGGGCGGGTCGTCGTGGGCGTCGGCAAGGATGCCAAAGAGCCGGCGGCGGTGCGGTTCGCCGCCAAGGAGGCTCGGCGACGCGGCGTGCCTCTGGAGGCCGTACGGGCCTGGCGCTGCCCCGCGCACGAGTCCACCGATCACCCGCTGCTATCCGGCGAACCCGCCCGGCTGCACGAGGAGTGGGCCGTTGAGGAACTTCAAGCGGCGCTGCAGGACCTCCCGCCGGACGCCGATGTGCACCGGCGCACCGTCGAGGGCCACGCCCACCGGGCGCTGGCGGACGCCTCGCACAGTGCTGACCTCCTGGTCGTCGGTGCCACGCGCCGCGAGGGGCACCTCGGCCTCCAACTCGGCCGAGTCGCCCACGCCGTGCTGCACCACTCCGCCTGCCCGGTCGCCGTCGTACCGCACCAGGCGCACGACGCCTGA
- a CDS encoding cyclic nucleotide-binding domain-containing protein, producing the protein MNAPATAGMLQALPAEHRQRLMRFAGEVSFPQGARLFEEGGRADRFWIIRTGSVDLDMRVPGRRAAVIETLRHNELIGWSWLFAPHTWHLGAEATSPVRAYEFDATAIRSMCQDDCALGASVTQWVGSVLAHRLRSTRSRLLDLYAPYGSGSLL; encoded by the coding sequence ATGAACGCTCCCGCCACGGCCGGCATGCTGCAGGCGCTTCCCGCCGAGCACCGGCAGCGGCTGATGCGCTTTGCCGGGGAGGTGTCGTTCCCCCAGGGGGCCCGGCTCTTCGAGGAGGGCGGCCGCGCCGACCGGTTCTGGATCATCCGTACCGGCAGCGTCGACCTCGACATGCGTGTGCCCGGTCGCCGGGCCGCCGTCATCGAGACCCTCCGGCACAACGAACTCATCGGCTGGTCCTGGCTGTTCGCCCCGCACACCTGGCACCTGGGCGCCGAGGCGACCAGCCCGGTGCGCGCCTACGAGTTCGACGCCACCGCGATCCGCTCGATGTGCCAGGACGACTGCGCGCTCGGCGCGAGCGTCACCCAGTGGGTGGGCAGCGTTCTCGCTCACCGCCTGCGCTCGACCCGCAGCCGGCTGCTCGACCTGTACGCCCCCTACGGAAGCGGCAGCCTCCTGTGA
- a CDS encoding ATP-binding protein, whose translation MAHPRERDCGPFDDDGSLRMAEQARDVARGFLSAAAPEGGNALDAVLLVVSELFTNAMRHAGGVTGFRLEAGPGTVAVTVHDARPVPPRPLPLDATRPGGFGWHLVQELSVDVRVDVSAAGKTVTAVVPCPTGVAPRG comes from the coding sequence ATGGCGCATCCCCGCGAGCGGGACTGCGGGCCCTTTGACGATGACGGCAGTCTCCGGATGGCGGAGCAGGCCAGAGATGTGGCCCGCGGGTTCTTGTCCGCTGCCGCGCCGGAGGGTGGGAATGCGCTTGACGCGGTGCTGCTGGTGGTGTCGGAGCTGTTCACGAACGCGATGCGGCATGCTGGCGGGGTGACCGGGTTCCGGCTGGAGGCCGGGCCGGGAACGGTGGCGGTCACGGTCCACGATGCCCGCCCCGTTCCGCCGCGTCCTTTGCCGCTGGATGCCACCAGGCCGGGCGGATTCGGCTGGCATCTGGTGCAGGAGCTGTCGGTGGACGTGCGGGTCGACGTCTCGGCGGCGGGCAAGACGGTGACCGCCGTCGTGCCATGCCCCACCGGTGTCGCCCCGCGCGGCTGA
- a CDS encoding CBS domain-containing protein codes for MKHNKVGSVMTTDVVRAEYGTPFKEVARLLAAHRISGLPVVDEDDKVIGVISETDLIARQAATSEQYEPRRRFTFPGLTRVARRQAAKANARTAGRLMTEPPITAHADDTIVEAARTMAQHQVERLPVLDEEDRLVGIVTRRDLLQVFLRPDKEIREEVIDDVLVGTLWLAHRGIDVSVVEGVVTLTGHTERKSETEIALSMTRRIDGVVGVVDKLTYRLDDAHLPTPEQALHGVADDWLRRL; via the coding sequence ATGAAGCACAACAAGGTCGGTTCCGTGATGACCACGGACGTCGTCCGCGCTGAGTACGGCACCCCGTTCAAGGAGGTCGCGCGGCTGCTCGCGGCCCACCGGATCAGCGGACTGCCGGTGGTCGACGAGGACGACAAGGTCATCGGCGTCATCTCCGAAACGGACCTGATCGCACGCCAGGCCGCCACCTCAGAACAGTACGAACCGCGCCGCCGCTTCACGTTCCCCGGGCTGACGCGCGTGGCCCGACGGCAGGCGGCGAAGGCGAACGCCCGCACCGCCGGCCGGCTCATGACCGAGCCGCCCATAACCGCCCACGCCGACGACACCATCGTCGAGGCCGCCCGCACCATGGCCCAGCACCAGGTGGAACGGCTGCCGGTGCTCGACGAGGAGGACCGGCTGGTCGGCATCGTCACCCGCCGGGACCTGCTCCAGGTCTTCCTGCGCCCCGACAAGGAAATCCGCGAGGAGGTGATCGACGACGTATTGGTGGGCACCCTGTGGCTGGCTCACCGCGGCATCGACGTGTCCGTGGTGGAGGGCGTTGTCACACTCACCGGGCACACGGAACGCAAGAGCGAGACGGAGATCGCCTTGTCGATGACCCGCCGGATCGACGGCGTGGTCGGCGTGGTCGACAAGCTCACCTACCGGCTGGACGACGCGCACCTGCCCACTCCGGAACAGGCGCTGCACGGTGTGGCCGACGACTGGCTGCGCCGATTGTGA
- a CDS encoding CBS domain-containing protein: protein MHSSPHIVSDVMTHTVAAIGSGASFKEIVRMMHDWKVSALPVLEGEGRVVGVVSEADLLPKEEFRDSAPDRHTQLRRLSDLAKAGAVRAGELMTSPALTVHADATLAQAARTMAHAKVKRLPVVDELGMLQGIVSRADLLKVFLRDDEEIAEEVRREVVSYLFPTPTSAARLAVRDGIVTLSGRIRDTSLVPVAARLIRAVEGVVDVTFDVSGDGRSSEPAPAPSSHSEDASTS from the coding sequence ATGCACAGCAGTCCGCACATCGTGAGTGACGTGATGACGCACACTGTCGCCGCTATCGGTAGCGGCGCCAGCTTCAAGGAGATCGTGCGGATGATGCACGACTGGAAGGTCAGCGCCCTGCCCGTCCTGGAGGGCGAGGGCCGCGTCGTCGGGGTCGTCTCCGAGGCGGACCTGCTGCCCAAGGAGGAGTTCCGCGACAGCGCCCCCGACCGGCACACCCAGCTGCGGCGCCTGTCTGACCTCGCCAAGGCCGGCGCGGTGAGGGCCGGGGAGCTGATGACCTCTCCCGCCCTCACCGTCCACGCGGACGCGACGCTCGCCCAGGCCGCCCGGACCATGGCGCACGCCAAGGTGAAACGGCTCCCGGTCGTCGACGAGCTGGGCATGCTGCAGGGCATCGTCAGCCGCGCCGACCTGCTGAAGGTGTTCCTGCGCGATGACGAGGAAATCGCGGAGGAGGTCCGCCGGGAGGTGGTCTCGTACCTCTTCCCCACGCCGACGTCCGCCGCACGGCTGGCCGTGCGGGACGGCATCGTGACGCTCAGCGGCCGCATCCGGGACACGTCCCTGGTCCCCGTGGCCGCGCGTCTGATCCGGGCCGTTGAAGGAGTTGTGGACGTGACGTTCGACGTCTCCGGGGACGGCCGTTCCTCGGAGCCGGCGCCTGCTCCGTCGAGTCACAGCGAGGACGCCTCAACCTCGTGA